Proteins found in one Mucilaginibacter gracilis genomic segment:
- a CDS encoding NAD(P)/FAD-dependent oxidoreductase: MTKELEIVCLPEEHEDENALKKIAATALKIPLNTVSALKVLKRSIDARGRKVLYRMQIIIFIGEQPPVQSYNIQYPNVSHAKHVVIIGAGPAGLFAALQCIKLGLKPILLERGKDVKQRRRDLADINKQGIVNPESNYCFGEGGAGTYSDGKLYTRSTKRGDVTEVLKVFVAHGASEDILVNARPHIGTNKLPQIITAIRETIQNAGGEIHFDCKVTALDIQFNKIAGVKTESGQNIAAKAVILATGHSARDVFEMLHAQGILIEAKAFALGVRIEHPQHIIDAAQYHCENRGEHLPPSYYNLVEQVDDRGVFSFCMCPGGIIAPCATAHNEIVVNGWSPSKRNNPFANSGTVVQVNLEDVGGNADDPFRMLNFQHGIEQLAFKAGGGKLVAPAQRMVDFVEGRASAGLPQNSYLPGTTSVNLNQVLPLWIHQRLRKALPAFGRKMKGYYTNEAILVGVESRTSSPVKVPRNKETLQHPQISGLFPCGEGAGYAGGIISAAIDGINCASAAFKIL, from the coding sequence ATGACCAAAGAACTCGAAATAGTATGCCTTCCCGAAGAGCATGAAGACGAAAATGCCCTCAAAAAAATAGCGGCTACAGCACTTAAAATACCATTAAACACAGTATCGGCCCTAAAAGTACTCAAGCGCTCTATTGATGCCCGCGGCCGCAAGGTGCTTTACCGCATGCAAATAATTATTTTTATTGGTGAGCAGCCGCCGGTACAAAGTTATAACATACAATACCCCAATGTTAGCCATGCCAAACACGTTGTTATTATAGGTGCGGGCCCTGCCGGGTTATTTGCAGCGTTGCAATGCATAAAGCTGGGTTTAAAACCAATACTATTGGAGCGTGGCAAAGATGTTAAACAACGCCGGCGCGATTTGGCCGATATTAATAAGCAAGGCATAGTAAACCCCGAATCAAACTATTGCTTTGGCGAAGGCGGGGCGGGTACCTACTCCGACGGGAAGTTATACACACGCTCAACCAAACGTGGCGATGTAACCGAGGTACTCAAAGTATTTGTGGCGCACGGCGCGTCCGAAGATATTTTGGTAAATGCGCGGCCGCATATAGGCACCAATAAATTACCGCAAATAATAACCGCCATTCGCGAAACTATACAAAATGCGGGCGGCGAAATTCACTTCGACTGTAAGGTTACCGCTTTAGATATTCAGTTCAATAAAATTGCAGGCGTTAAAACCGAATCGGGCCAAAACATCGCAGCCAAGGCGGTTATCCTGGCAACGGGGCACTCTGCGCGAGATGTTTTTGAGATGCTGCATGCCCAGGGTATCCTTATCGAAGCTAAAGCTTTTGCATTGGGTGTCCGTATCGAACATCCTCAACATATCATAGATGCCGCCCAATACCACTGCGAAAACCGTGGCGAACACCTGCCGCCATCCTACTACAACCTGGTGGAGCAGGTTGATGATAGGGGAGTGTTTTCGTTCTGCATGTGTCCGGGTGGTATCATCGCGCCATGCGCAACAGCCCATAACGAGATTGTGGTAAACGGCTGGAGCCCGTCAAAGCGTAATAATCCTTTCGCCAACTCGGGCACCGTGGTGCAGGTTAACCTTGAAGATGTTGGGGGTAATGCCGATGATCCTTTCCGTATGCTAAACTTTCAGCACGGTATTGAGCAATTGGCCTTTAAAGCAGGCGGCGGAAAGCTGGTTGCCCCCGCCCAGCGTATGGTTGATTTTGTGGAAGGAAGGGCATCTGCCGGTTTGCCGCAAAACTCCTATCTGCCCGGCACAACAAGTGTAAACTTAAACCAGGTGTTGCCTTTGTGGATACACCAGCGTTTACGAAAAGCCCTGCCCGCCTTTGGGCGAAAAATGAAAGGCTATTACACTAACGAAGCCATTTTGGTAGGAGTAGAGTCGCGCACATCGTCGCCCGTTAAGGTGCCGCGCAACAAAGAAACGCTACAGCATCCGCAAATTTCGGGGTTATTTCCTTGCGGCGAAGGTGCCGGATACGCTGGTGGCATAATTTCTGCTGCTATAGATGGTATCAACTGCGCCTCGGCAGCTTTTAAAATATTATAG
- a CDS encoding carbon-nitrogen hydrolase family protein — MKIALASPPFPKSLNDGLYWLDRLVKEAVVQQAEIICFPESFLPGYPGMGYAESDRSPESLKSALDRVCAIAAENSMAIIVPMDWHHAEGIMNLAYVISNTGEILGYQTKNQLDPTEDNIWIPGTERSIFELNGIKFGITICHEGFRYPESVRWAAQHDAKIVFHPHFSGSNTYGIQLTEWGAKNNPYYEKAMMMRAMENTIYFASSNFASVYTESASSIIAPDGSCVAHQTYGKIGVLVADIDPKLATGLLAKRFKNELYS, encoded by the coding sequence ATGAAAATTGCATTGGCCTCGCCTCCCTTCCCAAAGTCCCTAAACGATGGTTTATATTGGCTAGATAGATTGGTTAAAGAGGCTGTTGTACAACAAGCCGAAATAATATGTTTTCCTGAATCTTTTTTGCCGGGATACCCGGGAATGGGATATGCTGAAAGCGACAGATCTCCCGAAAGTTTAAAGTCAGCATTAGATAGGGTTTGTGCAATCGCCGCTGAAAACTCAATGGCTATTATTGTACCAATGGATTGGCATCATGCCGAAGGGATAATGAACCTGGCCTATGTTATATCTAATACTGGTGAGATATTAGGGTACCAAACAAAAAATCAGTTAGACCCAACAGAAGATAACATATGGATTCCCGGTACCGAACGTAGCATTTTTGAATTGAATGGTATAAAATTTGGAATCACGATATGCCATGAGGGTTTTCGTTATCCCGAATCGGTAAGGTGGGCTGCACAGCATGACGCCAAAATTGTATTTCATCCACATTTTTCGGGAAGTAACACATATGGAATACAACTTACGGAGTGGGGTGCCAAAAACAACCCCTATTACGAGAAAGCTATGATGATGAGAGCAATGGAAAACACGATATATTTTGCCAGTTCAAATTTCGCTTCCGTTTACACGGAGTCTGCCAGTTCAATCATCGCGCCTGATGGAAGTTGTGTAGCACACCAAACCTATGGTAAAATTGGTGTGCTTGTAGCAGATATTGATCCTAAACTGGCAACAGGGCTTTTAGCAAAAAGATTCAAAAACGAGCTTTACAGTTAA
- a CDS encoding DUF7935 family protein gives MEIYSYIFDVLKYFVAGMAIFGAAYALIKPQLNRSEKYQLLEFRKSLSSQTLPLRLQAYERLVLFVERINPSNMLIRLNGPLYSANELQTMVIAEIREEFLHNVTQQIYVSTRAWGVTRRVKDDTIAIITNAVKGLPENATGMDLSRLILLHLSHQEDNPYDIALAVIRQDLEQIL, from the coding sequence ATGGAAATTTACAGTTATATATTTGATGTTTTAAAATACTTTGTTGCCGGTATGGCAATTTTTGGTGCGGCATATGCGCTAATTAAGCCTCAGCTTAATCGTAGCGAAAAATATCAGTTGCTTGAGTTTCGTAAATCGTTAAGCAGCCAAACCCTGCCTTTGCGTTTGCAGGCCTACGAGCGCCTGGTGTTGTTTGTTGAACGTATTAACCCATCAAACATGCTTATTCGTTTAAACGGGCCTTTATATAGTGCAAACGAATTGCAAACTATGGTTATTGCCGAAATTCGCGAAGAGTTTTTGCATAACGTAACCCAACAAATTTATGTAAGCACCCGCGCATGGGGTGTTACGCGTAGAGTTAAAGATGATACCATAGCCATTATAACAAATGCCGTAAAGGGTTTGCCCGAAAACGCTACCGGTATGGATTTAAGCCGGCTGATACTGTTGCATTTAAGCCACCAGGAAGATAATCCTTATGATATTGCCCTGGCCGTTATTCGTCAGGATTTGGAACAGATTCTTTAA
- the dnaA gene encoding chromosomal replication initiator protein DnaA: MEKTCTNVWNNCLQIIKDNIPAQSFKTWFEPIKALRIEGSVLTIQVPSLFFFEWLEEHYVGLLRKTIKKQLGEDGRLEYNIVVEQSSSSKPYTTNMPSNGNGAEGKNQSMPIPISINKDIKNPFVIPGLKKLQVDPQLNQNYTFDSFIEGDCNRLARSAGYAVAAKPGGTSFNPLMIYGGVGLGKTHLAQAIGNEIKRTLPDKLVLYVSCEKFTQQFVDALKHNNINDFVNFYQAIDVLIMDDVHNFAGKEKTQDFFFHIFNHLHQSGRQLIITSDKAPKDLAGLEERLLSRFKWGLSADLQIPDLETRMAILKTKIYQDGIDLPNEVIEYVAHNIDNNVRELEGAMVSLLAQSTLNRKEIDLNLAKQMLKNFIKNSTKEISMEYIQSLVCEYFEVPIEMVKSQTRKREIVQARQISMYLAKAHTKSSLKSIGSFFGGRDHSTVIYACQTVEDLIDTDKKFKGYVADIQKKLKMS, from the coding sequence ATGGAAAAAACGTGTACAAATGTTTGGAATAACTGCTTGCAGATAATTAAGGACAACATCCCGGCCCAAAGCTTTAAAACTTGGTTCGAGCCTATAAAAGCCTTAAGAATTGAAGGTAGTGTATTAACCATACAGGTACCAAGTTTATTCTTTTTTGAGTGGTTGGAAGAACATTATGTTGGCTTATTGCGTAAAACAATAAAAAAGCAATTAGGCGAAGACGGGAGGTTGGAGTATAACATTGTTGTTGAGCAATCATCATCAAGCAAACCATATACTACCAACATGCCATCTAACGGAAACGGCGCCGAAGGTAAAAATCAATCAATGCCAATACCAATATCTATTAATAAAGACATTAAAAACCCGTTTGTGATACCCGGACTTAAAAAGTTACAGGTTGACCCGCAATTAAATCAAAATTACACGTTCGATAGCTTTATCGAGGGCGATTGTAACCGCCTTGCCCGTTCGGCAGGTTATGCAGTTGCAGCTAAACCCGGTGGCACATCGTTTAACCCATTAATGATTTATGGTGGAGTAGGTTTAGGTAAAACTCACCTTGCACAGGCCATTGGTAACGAAATTAAACGCACCCTGCCGGATAAGCTGGTACTCTATGTATCGTGCGAGAAATTTACCCAGCAATTTGTTGACGCTCTAAAGCACAATAACATTAATGATTTTGTGAACTTTTACCAGGCGATTGATGTGCTGATTATGGACGATGTACACAACTTTGCCGGTAAAGAAAAAACACAGGATTTCTTTTTCCATATCTTTAATCACCTGCACCAATCGGGCAGGCAGCTTATTATCACATCTGATAAAGCACCTAAAGATTTGGCCGGTTTAGAAGAGCGTTTGCTATCGCGTTTTAAATGGGGCCTTTCGGCCGATCTGCAAATTCCGGATCTGGAAACTCGTATGGCTATCCTCAAAACCAAAATATATCAGGATGGTATTGATTTGCCAAACGAGGTTATAGAATACGTTGCCCACAATATTGATAACAATGTGCGCGAACTGGAAGGTGCAATGGTATCATTACTGGCACAATCCACACTAAACCGCAAGGAAATTGATTTAAACCTGGCCAAGCAAATGTTGAAAAACTTTATCAAAAACTCAACTAAAGAGATTTCGATGGAGTACATACAAAGCCTGGTTTGCGAGTACTTTGAGGTACCGATAGAAATGGTAAAATCGCAAACCCGCAAACGCGAAATTGTACAGGCACGCCAAATATCAATGTACCTGGCTAAGGCACACACCAAAAGCTCACTAAAATCAATAGGTTCATTTTTTGGTGGCCGCGATCACTCTACAGTGATATATGCCTGCCAAACCGTTGAAGATTTAATAGATACCGATAAAAAATTTAAAGGCTACGTGGCTGATATTCAAAAGAAATTAAAGATGTCGTAG
- a CDS encoding TPM domain-containing protein, with protein MLKKLTLIFLLAVSACLAYAQDLPPKSTTLVTDQTNTLSPDEKARLESKLVAFDDSTSTQIAVVILKSVGSYDINQYGAALIRAWGIGTKGKNNGILILVAMADHKVSIQTGYGAEGAVPDIVTHEIITNSITPNFKQNKYYEGLDEATSSLIAHMKGEYKADAKTKKQVNNNDGGGGASIAIVIIIVVVVLVFIFRNRGGGGGHIIGRRGGASPFWWFLMGSAMGNSNSGGGFFGGGNNSGGGGSDSGGGFGGFGGGDSGGGGSSGSW; from the coding sequence ATGTTAAAAAAACTCACACTCATTTTTCTGCTTGCTGTATCGGCCTGTTTGGCCTACGCTCAGGATTTACCTCCAAAATCAACCACTTTAGTTACCGACCAAACCAATACCCTATCGCCCGATGAAAAGGCTAGGCTGGAAAGCAAACTGGTTGCCTTTGACGACTCTACCAGTACCCAGATTGCGGTGGTGATTTTAAAATCTGTTGGTAGTTATGATATAAACCAATACGGCGCAGCATTGATAAGGGCCTGGGGAATTGGAACCAAAGGCAAAAACAATGGCATACTGATATTGGTTGCCATGGCCGACCATAAAGTAAGTATACAAACCGGCTACGGTGCCGAAGGTGCAGTGCCTGATATTGTTACGCACGAGATTATCACGAACAGCATTACTCCAAATTTTAAACAAAACAAATATTACGAAGGCCTGGACGAAGCCACCAGTTCGCTTATTGCCCATATGAAGGGCGAGTATAAGGCCGATGCCAAAACAAAAAAACAAGTTAACAACAATGATGGCGGCGGCGGGGCAAGTATTGCAATTGTTATAATTATTGTAGTGGTTGTGCTTGTATTTATATTTAGGAACCGAGGCGGCGGCGGTGGGCATATTATTGGCAGGCGGGGTGGCGCAAGCCCGTTTTGGTGGTTTTTAATGGGATCGGCTATGGGTAACAGTAATAGCGGCGGCGGCTTTTTTGGTGGCGGCAATAACTCCGGCGGCGGTGGGAGCGATTCGGGCGGAGGTTTTGGCGGCTTTGGCGGAGGTGATTCGGGCGGGGGCGGCTCCAGCGGGAGCTGGTAA
- a CDS encoding DinB family protein: MDKSAKLQTQLQTILYGQPWYGTPIYTILEAVSFEAAYQKPQGALHNIYQILTHMLAWTEEATERMQQKPAAQPLRGDWSTSGTPDEQKWLQLIASFKLANVELTQQITAFTDEQWTEDTNDSRETYTGYGATYEALITGLMQHHVYHAGQISILNTIING, encoded by the coding sequence ATGGATAAATCGGCAAAATTACAAACACAACTCCAAACTATATTGTACGGACAGCCCTGGTACGGCACACCTATATATACCATACTGGAAGCGGTAAGTTTTGAGGCCGCTTACCAAAAGCCTCAGGGCGCATTGCATAACATTTACCAAATTTTAACACACATGCTCGCCTGGACAGAAGAGGCTACCGAAAGGATGCAGCAAAAACCAGCCGCCCAACCTCTGCGGGGCGATTGGAGCACTTCGGGCACGCCCGATGAGCAAAAATGGTTGCAACTTATAGCAAGCTTTAAGTTAGCCAATGTAGAACTAACACAACAGATAACTGCGTTTACAGATGAGCAGTGGACAGAAGATACCAACGACAGCCGCGAAACCTACACAGGCTACGGCGCAACCTACGAAGCACTTATTACCGGCCTCATGCAGCACCACGTTTACCACGCCGGGCAAATTTCAATCTTAAATACAATAATAAATGGCTAG
- a CDS encoding NUDIX hydrolase: MQNLTWKIISSTYIHKGPWATLRKDVCQMPDGRVVPGYFVLEYPNWGNAVAITDEGKILLVRQYRHAAQIVSLELPGGVIEPGEAPEDGIKRELLEETGYSFNDIEQIAVVYANPATGNNHTYCYIAKNGKKTNAQNLDAHEEIVVEEYTIAEVKQLLAENKIAQALHCTNLFYALMKLGELK; this comes from the coding sequence ATGCAAAACCTTACCTGGAAAATAATTTCATCAACCTATATCCATAAAGGCCCATGGGCCACACTACGCAAAGATGTTTGCCAAATGCCCGATGGCCGCGTGGTACCAGGTTATTTTGTGTTAGAATACCCTAACTGGGGCAATGCCGTAGCCATTACCGATGAAGGTAAAATACTATTGGTGCGCCAATACCGCCACGCGGCTCAAATAGTTTCGTTAGAGTTGCCCGGTGGGGTTATTGAACCGGGCGAAGCCCCCGAAGATGGCATTAAACGCGAACTTTTAGAAGAAACCGGCTACAGCTTTAACGATATTGAGCAAATAGCCGTTGTTTATGCCAACCCGGCCACGGGCAATAACCACACCTATTGTTATATAGCCAAAAACGGAAAAAAAACCAACGCACAAAATTTAGATGCGCACGAAGAGATTGTGGTTGAAGAATACACCATTGCCGAAGTGAAACAATTACTTGCCGAAAACAAAATTGCCCAGGCCCTGCATTGCACCAACTTGTTTTATGCGCTGATGAAATTAGGTGAGTTGAAGTAA
- a CDS encoding Uma2 family endonuclease has product MKQILDIPRTAMEVFNMLPEGTRCEVIDNTLYMSPSPTSDHQELLGDIFLNLTQAVKANQLGKVYISPLDVYLDDGLTVVQPDVVFISTAKLSQIEKKGIVGSPDIVLEVLSSNKDYDKKKKFELYQKNQIPEYIIIDPENKNVWHYLLRNGNYEQLPSADGQLTVKSINAQFTF; this is encoded by the coding sequence ATGAAACAAATACTTGACATTCCACGCACCGCAATGGAAGTTTTTAATATGCTCCCCGAAGGCACCCGTTGTGAGGTTATTGATAATACGCTATACATGTCACCATCACCAACATCAGATCACCAGGAATTATTGGGCGATATATTTCTCAATCTTACACAGGCAGTAAAGGCCAATCAGTTGGGCAAGGTTTATATTTCACCTTTGGATGTGTATTTAGATGACGGGCTAACTGTTGTACAACCTGATGTTGTTTTTATCAGCACTGCCAAGTTAAGCCAAATTGAGAAGAAAGGCATTGTCGGCTCGCCAGACATAGTTTTGGAGGTCTTGTCGTCAAATAAAGACTACGATAAGAAAAAGAAATTTGAACTTTATCAAAAAAACCAAATTCCTGAGTACATTATTATAGACCCGGAAAATAAAAACGTTTGGCATTACCTTTTGCGAAACGGCAATTATGAGCAGTTACCATCTGCCGACGGGCAATTAACCGTTAAGTCTATAAATGCTCAGTTCACATTTTAA
- a CDS encoding CoA-binding protein — protein MASKKTLVLGATPDASRYAYLAANRLVKNGHDIINVGLKNGEVAGVTIEKPQAIHHDVDTLTLYIGTRNQPPLYNYILQTKPRRIIFNPGTENAELEQMAAQQGIETIEACTLVMLSTGQY, from the coding sequence ATGGCTAGTAAAAAAACTTTGGTATTAGGTGCCACACCCGATGCCAGCCGATACGCATACCTTGCAGCAAACCGCCTGGTAAAAAACGGACACGACATTATTAACGTTGGCCTTAAAAATGGCGAGGTTGCAGGCGTTACGATTGAAAAGCCGCAGGCTATTCACCACGATGTGGATACCCTTACCTTATATATAGGTACGCGCAACCAGCCTCCTTTATATAACTATATACTGCAAACAAAACCGAGGCGTATTATTTTTAACCCAGGCACCGAGAATGCCGAATTAGAACAAATGGCGGCTCAACAGGGTATAGAAACCATTGAGGCCTGCACCCTCGTTATGTTATCAACCGGCCAATATTAA
- a CDS encoding acyl-CoA mutase large subunit family protein: MSHKKITTSSGIQIREVYTSTRQPMDELPGEFPYTRGIQKDMYRGRPWTMRQYAGFSTAEESNKRYHYLLSQGTMGLSVAFDLPTQIGYDSDHPLAEGEVGKVGVAIDSLKDMEILFDGIDLQKITSSMTINATASTLLAMYIALAKKQGADLKQISGTIQNDILKEYAARGTYIYPPQQSMRLITDVFEYCAKEVPKWNTISISGYHIREAGSTAVQELAFTLANGKTYLKAAIDKGLDINVFSKRLSFFFNCHNNFFEEIAKFRAARRMWANITKQLGATDAGAQKLRFHTQTGGSTLTAQQPMNNIVRVANQAMAAVLGGTQSLHTNGYDEALSLPTEAAAKVALRTQQIIAFESGVTDTVDPLAGSFFVETLTDELEAAAQLYIDKIDAMGGSVKAIEQDYLQQEIAKAAYQHQNDIESGQQVVVGVNRFTQPEEKGIELFRVDDAIRITQIDKLKKLKAHRDNGAVALALQNLQQAALGDENLMPYILTAVECYATLGEIADTLRQIFGEY, translated from the coding sequence ATGTCTCACAAAAAAATTACCACCTCTTCGGGCATCCAGATACGCGAAGTTTATACCAGTACCCGGCAGCCAATGGATGAATTGCCCGGCGAATTTCCATATACGCGTGGTATACAGAAAGATATGTATCGCGGCCGCCCCTGGACGATGCGCCAGTACGCAGGCTTTTCTACAGCCGAAGAATCAAACAAGCGCTACCATTACTTGTTGAGCCAGGGCACTATGGGACTTTCTGTAGCGTTTGATTTGCCTACCCAGATAGGTTATGATTCCGACCACCCGCTTGCCGAAGGCGAAGTAGGCAAAGTAGGCGTAGCAATTGATTCGTTAAAGGATATGGAGATACTTTTTGATGGTATCGATCTGCAAAAGATCACCTCATCCATGACAATCAATGCCACCGCCTCAACCTTGCTGGCCATGTACATTGCATTGGCGAAAAAACAAGGTGCCGATTTAAAACAAATATCTGGCACCATACAAAACGATATTTTAAAAGAATACGCCGCGCGCGGTACCTACATTTATCCGCCACAGCAGTCTATGCGGCTCATTACCGATGTTTTTGAATACTGCGCCAAAGAGGTGCCCAAATGGAACACCATATCTATATCGGGCTATCACATCCGCGAGGCAGGTTCAACGGCCGTGCAAGAACTGGCTTTCACCCTCGCCAATGGTAAAACCTATTTAAAGGCCGCTATTGATAAAGGCTTGGATATTAATGTGTTTTCTAAACGGCTTTCCTTTTTTTTTAATTGCCATAACAATTTTTTTGAAGAGATAGCCAAGTTTCGCGCCGCGCGGCGCATGTGGGCAAATATTACCAAACAGTTGGGCGCGACTGATGCGGGTGCCCAAAAACTGCGTTTCCATACCCAAACGGGTGGCTCAACGCTCACTGCGCAACAGCCCATGAACAATATTGTGCGGGTAGCCAACCAGGCTATGGCGGCTGTTTTAGGCGGCACACAATCGTTACATACCAACGGGTACGACGAGGCCCTATCGCTGCCAACCGAGGCCGCCGCTAAGGTTGCCCTGCGTACACAGCAAATAATAGCCTTTGAAAGCGGCGTTACCGATACCGTTGACCCGCTTGCCGGATCGTTTTTTGTTGAAACCCTAACCGATGAACTGGAAGCCGCCGCTCAATTATATATTGATAAAATAGATGCAATGGGCGGCTCGGTAAAAGCCATTGAGCAAGATTATCTTCAGCAAGAAATAGCAAAGGCGGCGTACCAGCATCAAAACGATATTGAAAGCGGCCAGCAGGTGGTAGTGGGCGTTAACCGTTTTACCCAGCCCGAAGAAAAAGGTATAGAACTTTTTAGGGTTGACGATGCTATACGCATTACACAAATTGATAAGCTTAAAAAGTTAAAGGCCCACCGCGATAACGGTGCCGTTGCCCTTGCTCTCCAAAATTTACAACAAGCTGCCCTTGGCGATGAAAACCTGATGCCTTATATTTTAACAGCCGTGGAGTGTTATGCCACTTTGGGCGAAATTGCCGATACACTGAGGCAAATATTTGGCGAATATTAA
- a CDS encoding HesB/IscA family protein: MSTAVETIVAPVSFTAGAVKELEKLKDQQELNDDFGLRVGVEGGGCSGMNYVLGFDQQKDGDQIYFIDGIKVFMHKAHGLYLAGMQIDFQDGLNARGFTFNNPNAASTCGCGTSFAV; this comes from the coding sequence ATGAGTACTGCTGTTGAAACCATTGTGGCCCCTGTTTCTTTTACTGCGGGCGCGGTAAAAGAACTTGAGAAATTGAAAGATCAGCAAGAGTTGAATGATGATTTTGGTTTGCGCGTTGGCGTAGAAGGCGGCGGCTGCTCGGGCATGAACTATGTTTTAGGCTTTGACCAGCAAAAAGACGGCGACCAGATTTACTTTATTGATGGCATTAAAGTTTTTATGCATAAAGCACACGGCCTATACCTTGCCGGGATGCAAATTGATTTTCAGGACGGTTTAAATGCACGCGGGTTTACCTTTAACAACCCTAATGCTGCCAGCACCTGCGGTTGCGGTACGTCGTTTGCGGTTTAG
- a CDS encoding LemA family protein: MKKILSAIVMVTVALLLNSCSYNSMTRLDENVKAKWGQVENDYQRRSDLIPNLVASVKGAANFEKSTLTDVINARAKATSVQVDPTKLTPEAIQKFQAAQGQLSTALGKLMVVTENYPDLKSNQNFLGLQAQLEGTENRITVARRDFNTAVQEYNSKIRAFPANLTAKMFGFTEKGYFQAEAGSAVAPKVQF; this comes from the coding sequence ATGAAAAAGATATTATCGGCCATTGTTATGGTAACTGTTGCCTTGTTGTTAAACTCGTGCAGTTATAACAGCATGACCCGCCTTGACGAAAATGTTAAAGCCAAATGGGGACAGGTAGAAAACGACTACCAGCGACGCTCGGATTTGATACCTAATTTGGTGGCAAGCGTTAAAGGCGCGGCAAATTTTGAGAAAAGCACCCTTACCGATGTTATTAACGCACGGGCAAAAGCAACATCGGTACAAGTTGACCCCACTAAATTAACGCCGGAGGCTATTCAAAAATTTCAGGCGGCGCAGGGCCAGCTTAGTACAGCTTTGGGTAAACTGATGGTGGTTACCGAAAACTATCCCGATTTAAAAAGCAACCAAAACTTTTTAGGCTTACAAGCCCAACTGGAGGGTACCGAAAACAGGATAACCGTTGCCCGCCGCGATTTTAATACCGCCGTGCAAGAGTATAACAGTAAAATACGCGCATTCCCGGCAAATTTAACCGCCAAAATGTTTGGGTTTACCGAGAAGGGATATTTCCAGGCCGAAGCGGGAAGTGCTGTTGCACCCAAAGTACAGTTTTGA
- a CDS encoding TPM domain-containing protein, which produces MALFNDSEQERIRKAIEEVEKYTTGELRVCVEKKCGEDVLLRAAKYFEELGMQHTRHRHGILIYVATVDRKFAIIGDKGINKVVPADFWDTTKDEMLAHFKIGDVVDGIVTGLKIAGNKLQLYFPHHRNDGPNELPNDIAFMDGN; this is translated from the coding sequence ATGGCACTATTTAACGACAGCGAGCAAGAACGCATACGCAAAGCAATTGAAGAGGTTGAAAAATACACTACAGGCGAGTTACGTGTTTGCGTGGAAAAAAAATGCGGCGAAGATGTTTTGCTGCGTGCAGCTAAGTATTTTGAGGAATTAGGAATGCAACATACCCGCCACCGCCACGGCATTTTAATATATGTGGCCACTGTAGACCGTAAATTTGCCATTATTGGCGACAAAGGAATTAACAAAGTTGTGCCGGCGGACTTTTGGGACACTACTAAGGATGAAATGCTGGCGCACTTTAAGATAGGTGACGTAGTAGACGGTATAGTTACGGGCCTGAAAATAGCAGGAAACAAACTGCAACTATACTTTCCACACCACCGCAACGACGGGCCGAACGAGCTGCCCAACGACATAGCATTTATGGACGGTAATTAA